Proteins encoded within one genomic window of Thunnus maccoyii chromosome 22, fThuMac1.1, whole genome shotgun sequence:
- the hmgb2b gene encoding high mobility group protein B2b isoform X3 — protein sequence MSVEVRGRADVSVSVSLQALSPSDKKCFEDMAKADKVRYNREMRDYVPPKGFGKRGRKRKDPNAPKRPPSAFFVFCSEYRPSVKQQYPGLSIGDCAKKLGEMWSKLSQSEKLPYEEKAQKLREKYDRDMVAYRGGGTYARNPGSSAQGGDEEDDDEGEDEDDEEDDDE from the exons ctgatgtcagtgtgtctgtgtctctgcaggctCTGTCTCCCAGTGATAAGAAGTGTTTCGAGGACATGGCGAAGGCCGACAAGGTGCGTTACAACCGTGAGATGAGGGACTACGTCCCCCCCAAAGGCTTCGGGAAGAGGGGCCGCAAGAGGAAAGATCCCAACGCACCCAAAAGACCCCC GTCTGCCTTCTTCGTGTTCTGCAGCGAGTACCGTCCCAGCGTCAAGCAGCAGTACCCGGGTCTGTCTATAGGAGACTGTGCCAAGAAACTGGGAGAGATGTGGAGCAAACTGTCCCAGTCTGAGAAACTACCGTACGAAGAGAAGGCCCAGAAGCTACGAGAGAAATACGACCGG GACATGGTGGCGTACCGCGGCGGCGGCACGTACGCCAGGAACCCCGGCTCTTCAGCTCAGGGAGGCGACGAGGAGGACGATGACGAGGGAGAGGACGAAGATGACGAGGAGGACGATGACGAGTAG